The DNA sequence GACCCTTGCGGATGTCCTGCACAATCTTCTTGCTGCGCCAGCCGATGAAGTGGGCATCAACAGCGTCGCGAAAGGCATGATCGACCAGTTCCTTCGTCTTCCCCAGGTACTGGCGCGGGCGGTCCGCCTGACCGTCCCCGCCGCTGGCgtcgtgctgccgctgctcctgttGTTGCGCCGCAACGCTAGAATCCGTCGCCGGAATGCCGGTCAGTCCACTGACAAGGTCCATCTCGGGCTGCACAAGCTTCCACACCCATGCCTGCTCCCGGCGGATGCGGCAGTAGGCAAGGTCGTCGCCGCGGGCCCCCATTCGAACAAGGTTCatcttgcgctgctgcgcttgctTCAGTGCGTCCTTGATGTCCATTGGGCTCAGGTGCACACGCTCCTCGATGCCGGTGTCGGGGTTCTCGATGTGGGTGATCTGCACCTCGGCATTCAGGATGAGCGTGTCGAcagggtgctgctgcaggtagCTGCGGATTTTCGCAAGCGCCTCGGAGGATGCGTTGGGCGgggccagctcctccagaaCCGACTCCAAGCTCTTCTTCGCGTTCTCGACAGCCGCATCGTGCCGCACGCTCGCCATGGGGTCAAACTCAAACGCAAACGGGTCCTCCTCGTTGTCTCCGGTACGCACCTCGGCGGCCAGGCGCCACGCGGAGGCGGACAGGCACCGGCAGC is a window from the Leishmania panamensis strain MHOM/PA/94/PSC-1 chromosome 26 sequence genome containing:
- a CDS encoding hypothetical protein (TriTrypDB/GeneDB-style sysID: LpmP.26.0830), encoding MASVRHDAAVENAKKSLESVLEELAPPNASSEALAKIRSYLQQHPVDTLILNAEVQITHIENPDTGIEERVHLSPMDIKDALKQAQQRKMNLVRMGARGDDLAYCRIRREQAWVWKLVQPEMDLVSGLTGIPATDSSVAAQQQEQRQHDASGGDGQADRPRQYLGKTKELVDHAFRDAVDAHFIGWRSKKIVQDIRKGHPVKLTIRDFQSPEAAVHKLREMSNAVKAYAEEQHIYHHFTSIVGNDREASLTLSPPTANKSGTFSKTVKHPSEKEWAHTLKRMEDACQKAGRSGTYVKSNKLKMRNVGPTTYRVDKYGRRVD